The Alnus glutinosa chromosome 7, dhAlnGlut1.1, whole genome shotgun sequence genome includes a region encoding these proteins:
- the LOC133873050 gene encoding calmodulin-binding protein 25, translated as MASPENLASIEPWTFRQAFADSWISESFARDTETLTKALQRSLSGVNPDAFSTDAISPFLNLVKSDTTPTTPTVSGLSGGSDPDTAPKRQRSANLSAGGKVTKRKSRASKRSQTTFITADPSNFRQMVQQVTGVRFGNSPVPVVPILKPEPQRPGSRLVGGGCLPTLDTSAFLLDHHQQQVVGPNSAAGAVTGVSGPGPLSFGPNMGLADGGGFDFDTFPSFPTLESWKVM; from the coding sequence ATGGCGTCACCAGAGAACTTGGCCAGTATCGAGCCCTGGACCTTCCGTCAAGCCTTTGCCGACTCCTGGATCTCCGAATCTTTTGCCCGAGATACCGAGACCCTGACTAAGGCTCTCCAGAGGTCGCTATCGGGAGTCAACCCTGACGCTTTTTCAACCGATGCCATCTCTCCTTTTCTCAACCTCGTCAAGTCCGACACCACACCCACCACCCCCACCGTTTCGGGTCTCTCCGGCGGCTCCGACCCCGACACGGCGCCCAAACGCCAGAGAAGCGCGAACCTGTCGGCCGGAGGGAAGGTCACGAAGCGGAAGTCGCGCGCTTCGAAGCGGTCCCAGACGACCTTCATCACGGCGGACCCGTCCAACTTCCGCCAGATGGTGCAGCAGGTGACGGGAGTGAGATTCGGAAACTCGCCGGTGCCGGTGGTGCCGATCCTGAAGCCGGAGCCGCAGAGACCCGGCAGCCGGTTGGTAGGCGGTGGGTGCTTGCCGACCCTGGACACGTCGGCGTTTCTGCTGGACCATCACCAACAGCAGGTGGTGGGACCCAACTCGGCGGCTGGAGCTGTGACTGGGGTTTCTGGGCCCGGCCCTCTCTCCTTTGGGCCCAACATGGGTTTAGCCGATGGTGGCGGATTCGATTTTGACACTTTTCCCAGCTTTCCCACCTTAGAGTCGTGGAAGGTCATGTGA